Proteins encoded by one window of Polaribacter haliotis:
- a CDS encoding HsdM family class I SAM-dependent methyltransferase, which yields MKLNEQMITGELKSKIDKIWNDFWTGGISNPLTVIEQFTYLIFLKQLDARQTLAEKTENLLGISNTDKLYTEAQRPLRWSSFKEKDPEVMFDLFTKQQRDLDDLTVFDFMKNIGTQGGVFAKYMKGAIFMIQSPKLLDKVVQQIDVLELDKKDVKGDLYEYMLSKIAEAGTNGQFRTPRHIIRMMVEITKPKQDDVICDPSAGTAGFLVSAGQYIYDKHQDWFQEKEFRNHFNNKMFNGIEFDPTMLRIGAMNMQLHGMDNPTLIGKDALSESNGNINEAYSLILANPPFKGSLDYDEVESSLLKVTKTKKTELLFLALMLRMLKTGGRAAVIVPDGVLFGSSNAHKSIRKELVENQQLQGVISMPSGVFKPYAGVSTAILFFTKTNSGGTDNVWFYDMKADGLSLDDKRNLLVNEDTFEQCFTEPENVKEEVKGKCDIAQILLDANEILNNASLRGTKQSVSDKYQDRTQQSFLVPKQEIIDNDWDLSINRYKEIIYKEITYEKPATLIQQIKELDSQRNDALLNLEKMMQ from the coding sequence ATGAAACTAAACGAACAAATGATTACAGGAGAATTAAAAAGTAAGATTGATAAAATTTGGAATGACTTCTGGACAGGAGGCATCTCTAATCCATTAACAGTAATAGAACAATTTACGTATCTCATATTTTTAAAACAATTAGATGCCAGACAAACCTTGGCAGAAAAAACAGAGAATTTATTAGGGATTTCTAATACAGATAAACTGTACACAGAAGCACAAAGACCTTTACGTTGGAGTTCTTTTAAAGAAAAAGATCCAGAGGTAATGTTCGATTTGTTTACAAAACAACAAAGAGATTTAGATGATTTAACAGTATTCGACTTTATGAAGAATATTGGAACACAAGGTGGTGTGTTTGCTAAATATATGAAAGGTGCCATCTTTATGATTCAATCACCTAAATTGTTAGACAAGGTTGTACAACAAATAGATGTTTTAGAATTAGATAAAAAAGATGTAAAAGGAGATTTGTACGAGTATATGCTCTCTAAAATTGCAGAAGCAGGTACAAATGGGCAGTTTAGAACGCCACGTCATATAATTCGTATGATGGTAGAAATTACCAAACCAAAACAAGATGATGTTATTTGTGATCCAAGTGCAGGAACAGCTGGTTTTTTAGTTTCAGCAGGACAATATATTTACGATAAACACCAAGATTGGTTTCAAGAAAAAGAGTTTAGAAACCATTTTAATAATAAAATGTTTAATGGTATTGAGTTTGACCCAACAATGTTACGTATTGGTGCAATGAATATGCAATTGCACGGAATGGATAACCCAACTTTAATAGGTAAAGATGCATTAAGTGAAAGTAATGGAAATATTAATGAAGCGTATTCTTTAATCTTGGCAAACCCACCATTTAAAGGAAGTTTAGATTATGATGAGGTAGAAAGTAGTTTACTTAAAGTTACCAAAACTAAAAAAACAGAATTACTCTTTTTAGCCCTAATGTTACGAATGTTAAAAACAGGAGGTAGAGCAGCAGTAATTGTACCAGATGGCGTTTTATTTGGTAGTTCTAATGCACATAAAAGTATTAGAAAAGAATTGGTAGAAAACCAACAATTACAAGGTGTTATTTCTATGCCTTCTGGTGTATTTAAGCCTTATGCAGGTGTAAGTACCGCTATTTTATTCTTTACAAAAACCAATTCTGGAGGTACAGATAATGTTTGGTTTTACGATATGAAAGCAGATGGTTTAAGTTTAGATGATAAACGAAATTTATTAGTAAATGAAGATACTTTTGAACAATGTTTTACAGAACCAGAAAATGTAAAAGAAGAAGTAAAAGGCAAATGTGATATTGCACAAATTTTATTAGATGCCAATGAAATTCTAAACAACGCGTCATTGCGAGGCACGAAGCAATCTGTTTCTGATAAATACCAAGACAGAACCCAACAATCTTTTTTAGTGCCAAAACAAGAAATTATAGACAACGATTGGGACTTGTCTATAAACCGCTACAAAGAAATTATCTATAAAGAAATTACCTATGAAAAACCAGCAACTTTAATACAACAAATTAAAGAATTAGACAGCCAAAGAAATGATGCTTTGTTGAATTTAGAAAAGATGATGCAATAA
- a CDS encoding restriction endonuclease subunit S: MKSGGTPSRRKPEFYGGDFPWAKISDLEKSADGYVYDTVEKITKEALDSINNRVFEKGTLLLAMYGSVGKTAIAGIKLTSNQAILGLNILDDEILNIFYLKYWFQLTKEILLNRAVGGTLQNISKTIVSNLKVPLPKLETQKKIAAILDEADKLRQLNKELIAKYDVLTESLFLEMFGDPVTNHKGWEFKTIEELVKNKKYSLKRGPFGGALKKDCFVEKGYLVYEQYHALNNDFSFKRYFIDDKKFNELKAFEVKPRDLIISCSGVYLGKLAMIPENADKGIINQALLKVTLDEGKMRNDFFIFHFTQKHFRETFFDANRGAGIPNFPPMKEFKRFPFISPPIELQNQFAERVKIIEKQKQQAQESLQKSEDLFNSLLQKAFKGELVKE; this comes from the coding sequence ATGAAAAGTGGAGGAACACCATCAAGAAGAAAACCAGAGTTTTATGGTGGTGATTTTCCTTGGGCTAAAATTAGTGATTTGGAAAAAAGTGCTGATGGTTATGTTTATGATACTGTTGAAAAAATAACTAAAGAAGCTTTAGATTCAATCAATAATAGAGTTTTTGAAAAAGGTACACTTTTACTTGCAATGTATGGTTCCGTTGGTAAAACTGCAATTGCTGGGATAAAACTTACTTCTAATCAAGCAATTCTTGGTTTAAATATTTTAGATGATGAGATTTTGAATATTTTCTATTTGAAATATTGGTTTCAATTGACTAAAGAAATTTTATTAAATAGAGCTGTTGGTGGTACTTTACAGAATATTTCAAAAACAATAGTTAGTAACCTTAAAGTGCCTCTACCAAAATTAGAAACTCAAAAAAAGATAGCCGCTATTTTAGATGAAGCTGATAAACTACGTCAATTAAACAAAGAACTCATTGCAAAATATGATGTGTTAACAGAAAGTTTGTTTTTAGAAATGTTTGGTGACCCTGTTACAAATCATAAAGGTTGGGAATTTAAAACAATAGAAGAACTTGTTAAAAACAAAAAATATTCTTTAAAAAGAGGTCCTTTTGGTGGTGCTTTAAAAAAAGATTGTTTTGTTGAAAAAGGATATTTAGTTTATGAACAATATCATGCATTAAATAATGATTTTTCATTTAAAAGGTACTTTATTGATGATAAAAAATTCAATGAATTAAAAGCTTTTGAAGTAAAACCAAGAGATTTAATTATCAGTTGCTCTGGAGTTTATTTAGGTAAATTAGCAATGATACCAGAAAATGCAGATAAAGGAATTATAAATCAAGCTTTGTTAAAAGTTACTTTAGATGAAGGAAAAATGAGAAATGATTTTTTTATTTTTCATTTTACTCAAAAACATTTTAGAGAAACTTTTTTTGATGCTAATAGAGGTGCAGGAATTCCTAATTTTCCTCCAATGAAAGAGTTTAAAAGGTTTCCATTTATATCACCACCAATCGAACTCCAAAATCAATTTGCAGAAAGAGTAAAAATCATAGAAAAACAAAAGCAACAAGCACAAGAAAGTTTGCAAAAAAGTGAAGACTTGTTTAATAGTTTGTTGCAAAAAGCATTTAAAGGAGAGTTGGTTAAAGAATAA
- a CDS encoding PD-(D/E)XK nuclease family protein produces the protein MIEKEKIKALLRNTKRIVDHQNEMMIAKGENFNIFSVLRIETKEDKTHSAFIAELLNPKGSHKMGAVFLELFLQVISHRNNLEKLNKAKENFEPTGAKVTTEYYIGNVDLKKEKGGRIDVFLKDKKGNFISIENKIYAKDQNQQIKRYYNFKTNKNTVYYLTLDGKSPSDDSKLGLEVDLDFFNISYKDHIISWLELCLKEVPNFSSLRENINQYILLIKKLTNTMDDKYQTELLDLMMSNIEESKFIATNYDNAVMKLKSNFRKDLKVKLEDGLGESYFLDIGGPTKSNKISQLWIHLKSNPDFIFGIESFSGFGHKEGNMFVGLISKPGKLSETLMNLPEENKISDWWRQVRVLKTEDLNPINLAHSYTIKILNNKGKENQSSYKKLLNTCYEQIIGFVRDYEKVLPEELFVNVEKL, from the coding sequence ATGATAGAAAAAGAAAAAATAAAAGCATTATTAAGAAATACCAAACGAATTGTAGACCATCAAAATGAAATGATGATTGCAAAAGGAGAGAATTTTAATATATTTTCTGTATTGAGGATAGAGACTAAAGAGGATAAAACACATTCCGCATTTATAGCAGAATTATTAAACCCAAAAGGTTCTCATAAAATGGGAGCTGTTTTTTTAGAGCTTTTTTTACAAGTAATAAGCCATAGAAATAATTTAGAAAAATTAAATAAAGCTAAAGAAAATTTTGAACCAACAGGAGCAAAAGTAACCACTGAATACTATATTGGAAATGTAGACCTTAAGAAAGAAAAAGGTGGTAGAATAGATGTTTTCTTAAAAGATAAAAAAGGAAATTTTATTAGCATAGAGAATAAAATCTACGCCAAAGACCAAAACCAACAAATAAAAAGATACTACAATTTTAAAACAAATAAAAATACTGTTTATTACTTAACGTTAGATGGTAAATCTCCTTCAGATGATAGTAAGTTGGGTTTAGAAGTAGATTTAGATTTTTTTAATATAAGTTATAAAGACCATATTATAAGTTGGTTGGAACTCTGTTTAAAAGAAGTGCCTAACTTTAGTAGTTTAAGAGAAAATATCAACCAATATATTTTACTAATTAAAAAATTAACCAACACTATGGATGATAAATACCAAACCGAATTATTAGACTTAATGATGTCTAATATAGAAGAGTCTAAATTTATAGCTACCAATTACGATAATGCTGTAATGAAATTAAAAAGTAATTTCAGGAAAGATTTAAAAGTAAAGTTAGAGGATGGTTTGGGAGAGAGTTATTTTTTAGATATAGGAGGACCAACAAAATCCAATAAGATTTCACAACTCTGGATTCATCTAAAAAGTAATCCAGACTTTATATTTGGTATAGAATCATTTAGTGGGTTTGGTCATAAAGAAGGAAATATGTTTGTAGGTTTAATTTCTAAACCCGGTAAACTTTCAGAAACATTAATGAACTTACCAGAAGAAAATAAAATAAGTGATTGGTGGAGGCAGGTAAGAGTGTTAAAAACAGAAGATTTAAACCCAATCAATTTAGCTCACAGTTATACCATTAAAATTTTAAATAATAAAGGGAAAGAAAACCAAAGTTCTTATAAAAAACTGCTAAACACTTGTTATGAACAAATAATTGGTTTTGTAAGAGATTACGAAAAAGTATTGCCAGAAGAACTGTTTGTAAATGTAGAGAAATTATAA